The Ricinus communis isolate WT05 ecotype wild-type chromosome 8, ASM1957865v1, whole genome shotgun sequence sequence aattagataaatgaaaataaaccCTATTTTTGtgggaagaaaagaagaacttTTCTATGTAAACTGCATGTGATCTCATGTTTGACTTGTCCATTCTAATGCATTTTGTCAcctttttcttccttcttttcacTTGTCTAAATAAATAGATCAAGCTTGAATAAAAGACGAATGAATGATGACAATATTTTGCattaattattacaatttctttttgggtatgtgaaaatatataattaatggattaatttaaaaaataataattaacgaTTGTATAGGAACATGGGTCCATTGTGGATACCATTTGACAACTTCAATTGTGGCGCCACCTCTTCTTAGTCTGCCTTATGCATTCACATTTCTTGGATGGGGCGGCGGGATTTCATGTCTGATAATTGGAGCTCTCGTCACTTTCTACTCGTACAATTTGCTATCTCTTGTTCTTGAACACCATGCTCAGTTGGGTCTTCGCCAACTTCGTTTCAGAGACATGGCTAATAACATTTTAGGTCAATATTTCTCTTCCATATACTATTTTACttgctctttttctttttccatttctgTTCTTATTATAGAAGATTACTTGTTagtcttttttaataaaaaagaaacatcatttttgtaaataatcaCCATTAGATGATGATAATTACTATATATGAAGATGGagacaaagaaaaagtaaagagATAGGATTTGGTTGGCCTTAATAATTGCATTACCTAACCAGACTGATGATCATATAAATTCATCTGCAcaatctaataataaatgaatccTCACATTGCTCTGCCTGGTGCCCCCCccccccataaaaataaatgtacaCATATGCTAAAGCTTTTCAGGTAATTTATGGCCATaattccttcttcttttttctggtCCATGTTATTTGATATAGTAGGTTTTAATGTTTAGTGTCAATCAGGATGAGATTTAAGAGACTCAAAactgaaatttctttttaaaaaaattatataaagttatacttttttaattaaagagGCTAAACtggaaatttaaaaaagaaaaaataaatgaagataaaaatacaaatttaaaaagttaaggATTCTTGCCctttaaacaaaaacaatttgACTGTTTCTCTTTTACTGATcatatacaaatttaatttaattttacttcacggaatgatattttcttataagtttatataatgaaaacaataaataGCATGTGAAGAGGACAACAGGAATTTGGACCCTTTGGCTGctagtaatttttaattagtcaGTCGGATACAgagtatattaaataatattttataaaagttcaATTAGTAAATAGAGTAGTAGTATCTTAGTCAaaagtttcattttctatagaaataagatatatatatatatatatatatatatatatatatatatatatatattatattttgcaacaaatttaaacttattaaaataaaataaaaagaaaaatagtattttcttaatactcttataaatttttagattattttttattttaaacatattGAATCTTTGTTAATTTGTTAGGTGTTTCTCTcgattttaaactttttttctctttataattcttttttgcctttgttttattagtatgattattatttttttcttaagttattcTTTAATTCTACAAGcataaaagatttttttttttttttttctgggaTTGGCAGGACCAAGATGGGGCAGGTATTTTGTAGGTCCAGTTCAGTTCCTGGTATGTTATGGTGCTGTTGTTGCTTCCACACTTCTTGGAGGGCAATGCATGAAGGTGAGATTAATGCGGCGaaaaaaattaacatcaatTGCCTTTTGTTATATGCATTAATCCTTATGTCTAATTTCCAGGCAATTTACTTGCTGTCAAATCCAAATGGGGCTATGAAGCTTTATGAGTTTGTAATCATCTTTGGAGGGTTAATGTTGATATTGGCTCAAGTTCCTTCTTTTCACTCTCTAAGGCATATTAACTTGATATCCTTGATTCTGTGCCTTGCTTATAGTGCCTGTGCCACTGGTGGTTCCATCCATATTGGTAAGTCTCTTATGGACCAATTGTATCAGAGTGTTTtaagtataattataaaagaaaataagaaaaaatgatatattctGACGAGATTACTTGATGGACAGGAAGTTCATCCAACGAACCAAAAGATTATTCTCTAAATAGAGACAGCCAGGACCGGGTTTTCGGAGTCTTTAATGCCATTGCTATCGTTGCTACAACTTATGGCAATGGAATCATACCAGAAATTCAGGTACATATGTGAATTTGTGCATTTCTTTCACTCAAATATAGCTCTGACAACACCTTGTTAGAAGGATTTCTTGCTGTTTAAGATAAGATGTTTTTGATTAACGATTTCAGGCAACTATAGCAGCACCTGTAAAGGGAAAGATGTTCAAGGGACTGTGCGTGTGTTATACTGTAGTTGCAGTAACATTCTTTGCGGTTGGCATTTCTGGCTACTGGGCATTTGGTAATCAAGCTGAAGGACTAATCCTTAGCAACTTTGTTAGTAATGGAAAGCCTCTGGTGCCTAAATGGTTTGTTTTGATGACCAATATTTTCACTATTCTCCAACTATCAGCAGTTGCTGTGGTGAGACTCTCTTCTTTACTATTTAATCTTATGCATGCATGCATGCAAGACAAGCACTGGACTACTGGCTAGCTTAACGGaggtttttctttaaaatactACCAAGTACATTGAGTTGAACTGCATGTTCTGTTACAGGTTTACTTGCAGCCAACAAATGAAGTGCTTGAACGAACATTTGCAGACCCTGAAAGTGAGGAGTTTTCTGCCCGTAACGTTGTCCCACGAATTATCTCAAGGTCATTGTCAGTCGTCATATCAACTACAATAGCAGCAATGCTTCCATTCTTTGGAGACATCAATTCATTAATTGGAGCCTTCGGTTTCATGCCTCTGGACTTTATCTTGCCTGTGGTATTTTACAACCTCACATTTAAGCCGTCGAAGAGGAGCCTGGTTTTCTGGTTGAATATAACCATTGCAACTGTTTTCTCAGCATTGGGTGTTATAGCAGCAGTTGCAGCAGTCAGACAAATAAGTCTTGACGGGAACACTTATCGGTTATTCGCTAATGTTTGATGACATTTAGAAGCGCCAGTTTTAGAGTTATTCCTGGGAAACCAGAATGGGTCTAGTAATTGCTAATAGTTTGTTCTAAAGGAAATATGATCCATAGGCTAAGGTTCTTGCCTTACTTATATCCTAAGGATTATTTTGTACCATATTTTTGGTGAACTTCCTGTATATAAACTCAGATttctaatgaaagaaaattgagGGAAGTTCtacagaaaaaaaataaattttacatttacttTCTTGTTCTGATCTCATTGTTCTTGTTCTACTTTCTTGCTTGATTATAAAATCCGTCGCTCAATAAGTAACTAAAACTGATGGCATAAATGTGTAGTGAAccaaattaattacttttaggCCATTTGATTGTAGGTGAGCCAATTATAAACtcgaattttatttaaatcaattttaagtTAATTCGAACTAACAATGTcccaaattataaaaacagTCTAAGAATTTAGCATGGTACGTCGAAAGGCATAACTAATGCAGAAATTTGAGACTCCAGTGAGAACTGGCTGATTTTGGAACTCAGTTTGCACCAACATTCATCCAAATTGTAAGAGGAGCCATATTTGCTAGCCGTCAAGTGTCAGTCTGCTATGCTTTAACAGAATTTTGAGGTTATTGCAGTACTGTTAGTCGCTTTGGCAATTGGTTATCAGCTAAGTATACAATCACATCACATGTAATATGTAGTAGCATTTTCTAGGACGACAATCATAGCCATGTAATCCCTGCAGTCCGTTACTGTGATATGAATCCAACCTGATCAAGGgcactttcatttttttatgacACATATTCTGTCACTAAAAGGAaagggaaaaggaaaaaggaagtGTAATCGGATCAGAGATATTACAATACCAATTAACAGAATACCATAAATCAATTATCAGGAACTAGAGATCTTCATATCTTGACTGACGTTGATTTCAGGAGTTACTTTTTCGTCTGAAATGTTCTGAGGCGAAACTGCAGGACAGTTTGTCCACTTCCATTTTGAGGAACAGGATTCATATGTTGTTTCGCAGTGGTTGTCTTCCCTGCTTCAGCATTTCTGGATTCCACAACTGGAAATGTTGGTGTAGTCTAGTGCCATTCTTAATCTGTGATGAAGATTACAGTTTTTGTATTCTGAGATTATTGATACACTTTGTTGCTAATATATACATGAGAAAGATAACGGTCACTTGATCTGATGTCCAGCGTTCTTTTCTTGATTTGGGTGAGGTAGAAGTGGCCTTTCTTCCTTAAGGAAGAAAGGTTGCTCCCTTGGCCTGAATTTAGATCTGTGATGAGCAGTCAGTACAGCTTTTAGTTGTACTGATCTGAGACCTTGGCCAATGATCTTTACCCTCTAGTTTGATAATTTGTTTTCCAGACTTATGTCTTCAACACTCCCCTCAAGGTGGGTTCGAATAAGTTAGTGGAACCCATCTTGCTAAGGAGCCTTTGGTGACTTGCTCTATCCAGAgcttttgtaaatatatatgcTAGTTGATCATGGCTTCTGACAAATGGAGTTGCTATCTCTCCTAATTGGACATTTTCTCTTATGAAGTGACAGTCAACCTCGATATGCTTTGTCCTTTCGTGGAAGACGGGATTCGAGGCGATGTGTCTGGCTGCTTGGTTATTGCAGTACATTTCCATCAGACCTTTGCATTTTATTCCCATGTCAGTGAGCACTTGCTTAATCCAAATGAGCTCGCTAGCTGTTGATGCCATGGCTCAGTACTTAGCTTCGGCACTAGATCTTGCAGTTACAAactattttttacttttccaaGTAACTAGGTTTCCCCCTACAAAGGTGCAGAACCCTGAAGTAGACTTTCTGTCACAACTGcctgcccaatctgcatcagaaaAACTAGTAACAATGTTagcattattattgtttttcatCCAAATGCCTTTGCCTGGGTACCCTTGAGGTATCTTAGGATCCTATCAACAGCATCTAAGTGAGAGGTACGGGAAGCATGCATAAATTGGCTAATCATGCTCACAGCATAGCTAATATCAGGTCTAGTGACGgttaagtaaattaatttttctactAGACGCTGATAGTGTCCTATGTTATCTAAGGGATCTTCGTCCTCTAGGTTAAGTCAAATTTTGGTCTCCATTGGGGTATCTATGGGCTTGGCCCCTAGTTTTCTTGTTTCCTTTAGAAGGTCAAGAACGTACTTTCTTTAAGATAGAAATAGCCCTTTATGAGATTTGGCTATTTCTATTCCAAGGAAGTAAGTTAATTGACCAAGATCCTTAAtgtcaaattcttcttttagtctttgttttactttttcaatttcttcattattatcgcctgttataataatatcatccacatatacTAGGATAATGATCGTGCATATAGGGGTGTGTTTAACGAACATAGAGGAATCAGAAGTACACTtgctgaatttaatatttaagagaaaatggtttagcttggcataccatgctctgGGTGACTGTTTAAGCCCATAGATTGCCTTTTTTAACTTACATACTAGGGAAGGATCAAAGGCTGATTTGTGACCTGGGGGGAGAGTCATATACGCCTCTTCTCCCAGAGATCCCTGAAGAAAGGCATTTTTAACATCCATCTGAAACAAGCTCCATCCTGAGTTAGTAGCAACAGACAGTAAAATACGAACCGTGCTTATTTTAGCTACCAGAGCAAAGGTTTTCTGATAGTCTACACCATAGGTCTAGGTGAAACCTTTTGCTACTAGCCTAGCCTTATACCTTCAAATTGTACCATCATGcttacatttaattttatatacccACTTACAACCAACTAGTTTTTTTACTCGGTGGCAGGGTGATGAGATCCCAAGTCTCATTTTTTTCCAGGGCCTGGAGCTCTTCTTTCATAACCTTACAACAATTAGGGTCGATGTTAGAGTCATAGAAAGAAGTGGGCTCGATGTGAGAAGTGAGAGTGTCTAGATATGCCTTGTATGATTTTGACACAATATTATAACCAATAAAATGATGGATGGGATATGATACCGAGTGGGACATATGGTCCTTTAGCTTAGCAGGAGGTCTGGTTGATCTAGATGATCTCTGTAGGGCAATTTCTTCTGGAATTGCTTCTGGTTGTGACTCATCTCCCCCTGAAGAAGTTGCCACAGGAGTGAAAGATTCTCCCCCTAAAGGGTGAGGTGAAGAAACTGCCACGAAACTCGGCTCCTTGTCAGAAAGGCTATCCGGAAAAAAGCtgtaaaaaaaagagagaattaGAAGGGAATAATTCAACAGACGACGTCTTGGGAAGAGTGGGATCACCAAGAAAGTAGGGAGTAGATTCATCAAATGTGACATCCCGGGAAATATAGGTTTTGTAAGTGGTAGGGTCATAACATTTGTATCCCTTTTTTTCAGAGGAGTACCCTAGAAATATGGTTTTGACAGAACTCGGGTTAAGTTTATAAGGTCTACGGACATGGACGAAGGCTGTGCAACCAAAGACTCTAATGTGGCCCagttcaatttttctttttttgagaaTTTTCAGAAGGCTTAAGTTGTTGAGGATGGAACTGGGGAGCCGGTTGATGAGATAGGCTGCAGTGAGGAGGGCATCCGACCAAAAAATATGGGGAACattgttttaaaaaagaagagtgCGAGTGACTTCCAGAAGATGTCTATTTTTCATTTCGGAGACCCCATTTTGTTCAGGGGTATAAATGCAAGTAGTTTGAAATAAAATGCCTTTTTGTGAAAAGAATtcagaaaaatatttgttgaCATATTCAGTACCATTATCGGAAcgaaaagttttaattttggcaTTATACTGATTTCGGACAAAGTTAAAAAAGTTGCGGAAGCATGTGAAAACATCATTTTTCCCTTGAGTAAATAAACTCAGGTAAGACGAGAATAATCGTC is a genomic window containing:
- the LOC8267000 gene encoding GABA transporter 1, whose amino-acid sequence is MGTAAENGDMDAKAHGREDFSDQNNLDAGARFVLKSKGTWVHCGYHLTTSIVAPPLLSLPYAFTFLGWGGGISCLIIGALVTFYSYNLLSLVLEHHAQLGLRQLRFRDMANNILGPRWGRYFVGPVQFLVCYGAVVASTLLGGQCMKAIYLLSNPNGAMKLYEFVIIFGGLMLILAQVPSFHSLRHINLISLILCLAYSACATGGSIHIGSSSNEPKDYSLNRDSQDRVFGVFNAIAIVATTYGNGIIPEIQATIAAPVKGKMFKGLCVCYTVVAVTFFAVGISGYWAFGNQAEGLILSNFVSNGKPLVPKWFVLMTNIFTILQLSAVAVVYLQPTNEVLERTFADPESEEFSARNVVPRIISRSLSVVISTTIAAMLPFFGDINSLIGAFGFMPLDFILPVVFYNLTFKPSKRSLVFWLNITIATVFSALGVIAAVAAVRQISLDGNTYRLFANV